DNA sequence from the Lycium barbarum isolate Lr01 chromosome 5, ASM1917538v2, whole genome shotgun sequence genome:
TTACGTGAAAGATAGTTGTGAGGATATTTTGAAAAATAGAAGCCGACAATGGCAGTACAAGTTAAAACAACTTATTTGAAAGTGCACGTTCGGAGGAAGAAACTCGTAAATTGAAGTGCCAGAGTTGACTCGAGAAAATTGGAATAAGCTTTGTGACATGTGGGCTGATCCAGAGCATAAGGTAATTTATATTCATGTTATTATCCTTGTTGATTAAGTTACATATATTTACATGTTCTTTGTAGAAACGATGCGACATAAACAGGGCCAATCGAAGTAAGCTTAAAATTAATCACTTCATGGGGTCAAAAGCGTTTGTACCGGCTCGTGCTGAACTTGTAAGTTATaccatttttgttatttttactAACAATATTTTAGTTCTACTTcatattaatattttattttataggcTGAAAATGGAGTAGAGCCTGATAGAATCGAGTTCTACAAGAGTACTCATTACTCGACTGAAAAAGGATGGTCATCTCTAGAGGCTGAGACAAACTATGtaagaaaattattattttaatacCATATCCATTGCATTTTCCGGGTAAATATTCTTTAGAAGTTGTGTCTtccttctttttgtcttagaaATCGAGATTAGCCTTGAATAATTCATAATAAATTTTTTCTTGTGATTGAACTTTAAAATAATGAAAATTCTACTTTACAACAGAAACAACTAATCAAGTCAATTCCCGAGCGAGTTTGGTGAATTCCATTTTACCAAGGAATATTGATTTTGTTATAGTCTTCCCAGAAAACTGATTTCCAATCTAGATGTTGTGTTCGCTGAAAGAATTTGTGTCTTGTGCTGCTATTTGGTAGCGTGATTTTCACTGCAATATAGTTGTATTTGCTGCTagatttataattaatttaaataatATTACTATTCTTATGCAAAACACTATGAAAGatttgaaagatatatatacTTCGGGAGAGCCAGGAGAGCCTTGCATGACTATTGATCAAATTATGGATACTGTACTTGGTACAAAATCAGGGTGCATAAAAGGTCTCGGTTATGGTCCGAAACCTGATACTACCAGAGCCATACAAAGAAGAACAACAGAGTTAGAAGACTCCCTTAGAAAGACGAAAGAGGAAGCTGCTAGTGCCCAACATGATTTACAGAAACGATTAAATGCAGCTGAAGTTGTGGTAGAAACCCAGCAGTCCAAGATAGAAAACCAGCAGTCCCAGATAGAAACTCAGCAGGCCCAGATACAAGCATTAAATTCTCAATTGGTTACTTTAGCAGCACGCCAAGAGGAAATGTTTAAAAAAATGCAACATTTTGCTAGCTCATCACCATCAAGGTTAGAAGTAACACAACTTTACATGATAAGttctatttttgttcttttattaTATATGCCTCTTATACAACTGTACGCATCAAAACTGGAATAAACATGAAGGAAAGAGTAGTACTCCTCATAAATCTAGCTAGACACTTGAAACATAAAAAGAGTTACTGCTATTAGGAGAAGATATTAGAATTGTTGTTGTTGCAGCAGTCTTTAAACTTTGAGATATTTATTTATCCAGGATAATACTCATTAATTGGTGGTCCTCTTTCATATACTAAACTAGAATTGAAGTTAGGAATAGTTGATTGTTTTCATGATTGCAGATTTGCAGTAATTAGTTTATATGTTCCAGTTAAGCTTCTGCAAACTCTtagttctgttttttttttccgggTAACTAACATTATATTATTTACCAACTAAGTCTGTACAactcaaacaaaagaaaaaaacaatCACTGCTGGAACTGGACATTCCCCAGCTTCCAGTGCACACTCTCCTCATCTACGAAGCCTCTATACCACTCATACCAGGTTTGGATAGCAGTCTAATCTACTCAACTGGCTAGTTAACTTGGGAAATAAGCTAGCTCTATAGTAAACTTCCTGGATTATCAATCACACTATTGCCTCCCGAGATCTTTGCTTCTGCTTAAAGACTCTCCCATTACGTTCTTTTTTTGCCATTATTAATTGGTCTCTTAATCATAttcatttattttcattctttagacaacttttcttttgtccaattttccaCAGTTAATAAAAAAACACGTGGAAGACATAGAAAGTGTATGAAAAGAAAATCATAGCTTGAGTGGAATTATGGTTGTGAAAGGCAATGAGTTGTGGCCAAAGTGTTCTTAGGTAAATACTAGACAGCCTCATGTAGAATAAACATTTTGGTAGTAGTGCTAGAAAAATTCAGACTAATTCGTTTTTTCTTGGTGAAGAATAACATTGTTGTGTAATCTGATTGAGGGAAAAGAAATCGATGGACTTTAAATAGCATCATGATAGGCTACTGAGTTATATCTAAAGTGTTCCCAAATAAATTCTGCTCAATCTCATGGCCAGGAAAGGATCTGTAATTGTTTTCAGTCTTAATCTGGGCTTTAGTGTACTGTGACCAAAACTGTATATAGCTCAAAAGTTTACCTTTCTGCTTGAACATAGTTAAGCTCAGGATTCAATGATGGTGTGAGGCAAAGGAGAAGAATAAATGACTCCAAGCTGAAATAGCTAGTTGAGAATACTTTTTTCCCATTCCGTGATTGAGACGTGATATTCTTATTGTGTTCCTTCTACTCTtttttcttaattaattaaccaccCAAGCAAGGGGTTGCTTTCATTAACCAACGAAGGATACCAAAAGCAGGGTAACATCCATACCCCCTGGACCAAGATATTACAACAAAGAGTAGTTATTTTGGCCCTGAACAATAGAAAAACAACTATGTTCAACTTACAAAAAAATTAGATTTGTCATAGCTACGTCTAAAACTTGGCAACGCCAGTGATCAAGCTGAAAAGGGCCTTTGCAGCTATTAGGCAATTGATGGTAGGAGTTGTAGTACTTGGATTGATCCAGTGTAGTAGCATTTTTGGCTAAACCATCCGCGACTTGGTTTGCTTCCCTGTAGCAATGATTTATTTGCACCTCTGCTTGGCCCAAGATCTATAGTGTGTCTTCAATAAATTGTGTGAGCTTCCTGTTATCAGTCTTGTGTTATTCAATAAATTGGCAATCAACatagaatcaacttctaaagtgAATTTCCATATACCCAAACTTATGCACCAGTGAACACCAAACTTGGCTGCAATAGCTTCAGCTTGGTTATTACTGCTACAGTCAATAGGCATAGAAAAGGCACTGATCATGTTACCAGAGCAATCTCTAATGATGCCCCCAATACCTGCAAGGCCTTTAGCTTTCATGTAACTACCATCAATATTAATCCTGAATTGTCCCACCAAAGTTTTACTCCACATAACCTGTTTAGTGTTAAGAACAGGTCTCAAAGACCACGAATCTACAAAGCTTGAACCGAGACAGTGTAGTATCACATTTGGGAAAAGCAATACCAATAGCAGCTTtcatgttccaaaaattgttttgtACCTTCTACTCCAATACTATTTATTCTTCTAATGAAAGCAGTAGAGTTGTTCAATGTTTTCATACCCATAATGTTGCTTATGTATTGATGATGTTCCAAATTGATAAACCATTTTGATGAACTCAATTTAGCTTTGGATTGTGCACTCATAACCATTGAGCTTTGAATTCTTCAACTTCTACACTTTAAATCTAATCttatttttcttctctcttttccGCAGGTATTAAATGTGGGAATTGAATCAAGACTGATTGCAAGCTAAGTGTCACCATATTATTAGTATTTTGGAAGAAACCTGCACTATCTGTCTTAGTTTAGGAGTAATATTTCGTATATTTCAGTTGGATTGGTACTTTGGAAGAAACTGCATTGTCTATCTTAGTTTAGGAGTAGTATTTAGTATATTTCAGTTGGATTTTCTTGTTAGCAgacatattttacttttatttaggAATTTGTAATGAGATATGATCTCAGTACAATTTTAGTTGTTAATTGTTTGATCATGGGTGAATTGTATCATTATCTGGcatgttttattattttattttcaatttatgcaattctaattttaaaaattattaccTACAAAATAATTAAACGTCATTGAATGACTATAATTAGTGACAAATATTTTGTCATTAAAGGATTAATTTTTGGTGACCACTAAACTAAATTTTTCTAGACAAATAAATTTTCGTCACGAAACAAATTAGTTCGTCATAAGTTGACTACATTTAGCGACAAAAATATATTTGTCCCAGTATCCTCCTCCTTGTTAATGCTTTATGTTATTAATAGTCTCTTTAGTGACAAAAACACAccaccctcaggggttggcctggtggtaattggcttgagccttggggtgctccctttcaaggtctcaagttcgaaacccactgggtgcaaacaatttctgagggccatcggactggggtaaaaccctgaattacccgtggtgcacttgcgggaaactccttgccgagggcctgtgcacccccgggattagtcggggctcaaagagacccggacactcagtgcttaatcaaaaaaaaaaaacacactatCAACTACGATAATCTATCCTTTTTATGACAAATATGTAAGTCACAAATACTATGCATTTGGGGACGAAAGGAAGATTTCGTAGTTAATAAACTTTATTTAGCGACGAAACACTAAGTTGTCTTTGTATACTTTTAGCGACCCGCTTTTAGGGACGAATGATTGACAAAAATTTTTTCGTcacacaagatttttggtgacgAAATATGACTTATAAGTGACGAATTATTTGTCCCTGATAATCGAATTTGTTGTAGTGCAGCAATAAAAGACCTAAACACAAACCTTCTTAAGCTAATGAAATTAACATGTAATATAGAAATGTTCATTCGATAAAGTAACAAACAAAATGTATAGTATTACGTATCTCTGAACTACTGAATAAAGCATTAATCaaagagttaatggtcaaaaacacactttAACTATCATTTTTTCGGGAGTTTCACATCTCAACTATTAGGTATTCTCTTTTTCTATCTGAACTAGcatcatctatgtattaaaacgcATGTAGAAGTTGATTAGGCCAACAATTAGatgttcccttttcctacctgaactatcaccatctactcAACTAGGTCTGTTTTAATCTGTGTTggtcggactcttcaaaaatgtcgacGGGTGCATGTCGGATACTCCAAAAGTTAgtgcatttttgaagagtccaagcaacataggTTTTAATACATATATGGTGATAGTTGAAATAGAAAAATACACAAACGTTGATAGTTCAAATAAGAAAagagaacaactgatagttggggcgcgaaactcgcgaaaaagtgataatttaggtgtgtttttgatcattatcttttaattaaaggaaaaataaacaaaagaaaagttATTCAGGTATAAAATTAGTAATTATTTTAATACAAGACAGAAGGTAAagtaactaatacatgaataactaaactaGTGCATAGCTACCCTCATAATTAATCTACGATTTACTAATACATGCACAgctctaaccagctaccaaatgATCCCTTACGTATCTGAGAAGTACTGAATAAAGCATtaaatcaaaggaaaggaaaatgtatCTTACGGAAAGGAGAGAGTCAGGATGAACAATACGTCGAAATAGTTGCAATTGTTCAACGCAAAGTCTTTGGAAATCAGCACTGGGTAATACTAAACCTCTATTCTTCCCTTCGTCTTTCTCAATCGTCTGTACGAACTCCACCGGTGACGTGGAGGCCTTACGTATCGCCGCGACAACAGCTGACGCCGACTTAACCATACCTTCATTGTCTCCGTCATCGGAGCACGTGCCGCTCACGTGACGGAGAGTAGTAGAGGAGGTAGCGGCGTTGGTGCGAGCGAGTGGTGGGACTCTCGGTGAAGAAGCGTGAACTGTTGCTGCTGCTTTGTAGAAGAGGAGGGTAGGCGTACGGGGGTGGTGGTGATAGGGTAGTGTGGGATTGGATAATGGAGGAAATGCAGAGAGCAACATTTTTTGTTTATGATGATCGGATTTTCAATACGAATGCTGTGTGTTTGGGATTCTGTCCACGCAAGGAGGAAAATCGTCCAATGCCTTCCTCCTATTAGTCCATGAGGGTCTAATTAGTGTGGGTCCAACTAACTACcacttcaatttttatttttcccttctctctttttttcttttttctctttcatTTTTCTAAAGCGAATACACTTCACTTTTACATTTTTTTGAAATACGATTTAAAAATTTCTATTACCTTACCACTGTATATAAACACTTATGTTGAGTTTTTGGTCGTCCTCACAGGGCCCTTTTTGGCATTTCATTGAGTTGGGTTTCCGTCGAAGTGGTGCATTGAGTTAATATAACATTTGGGATCGGTACGAAATAGCCTTTGATTTAAGTTCCATTTGCATTCCACATTTAAAGAGTGACACGTGTTAACAACTTTAGAATTTTGTGGTCTCTCTTTCATTTTTCCTCTTGTGTCATTCAATATTTCTACAATTTCCTCTACACAACttaataaataagaaaaaaaattgtgatgATCTGTTACGCCCAAATTCAGTCTACTTGCATCCCTTTTCTTTTATAAGCTTTTgcctccgttttaatttgtttgtttcactttttttttagtccgtttaaaaacgaatttcttttttctttttctttttttataattCTTAAATTTCAACTTTCCACGTGGCATGTTTAAGATCGCAAGATTAAAGAATATTTTGGTACATTTTACATATTTTTAGTTTAAGACCGCACGATTGAAAAGTattttttactttcttaaactccgtgccaagtcaaaaccagacaaataCATTGAAACGAAGAGAGTAAAATATATACTCTATAATTCATGTAGGAGTTTCTTATATTTGAATGGAAAGTATTTTTGTATACGGTGAAAATCGGGGTCTAAGGTCTCGACCCAACGGCCGACGGTACAGAACAAGAACGAGGAGTAATAGGTCATTATGGGCTCAACCGGTCGGATAGGAACGTTTCAGACTCAGTCATTCGAACGCAGCAGCATCCGAAGAGTTACGCTTTAAGTTGATAAGGGTCTGAGAAATACGGCCCGTTGCGGATCACTCCCCGCATGACATGCCACTCAGTTGCTGAACCTGAGATTCAAGAAATCACTATCCCATGATTGATTTAGTTACCATGTATAACACAACCGCTTGTATTATAAATAGGAAGGTGAACCTTCATAAGAGGGATCTCATTTTTTTATTCTCTTCTGCATACTTATATGAAACACCCTAAGTCTTAAGCTCTATAAACATCAAAGGCAATAGAATCTTACACAAATTGGTCAGGAGTCAAAGTGCTTAAGCCCCAGTTTGGACCAGTCGTTGTGTTGTTCTTCTAATCCACTGTGGCTATCTCTTTACTTTCTTGTCATTAATCTTTCTCCATTGTTATTACACCTTTATTTTATTAACGAATCAAACCGCATATCCTTAAAACCACATATAAATTGAATTGTTACCTTTTTTAGGGGTAAActgtttggcgcccaccgtggggctaaggataatagcGGTGGTTTGTTTGTAACTCAACTTTCACTTGCTCTTTTGCCATTTTTGATTTCAGGGTTAGCTTCAACATGTCGAACCTCAGCCATTTTATTCACTTAAACAATGCTGAACACAACAACCACGATGAGACCCTAACAATGGGGTACCATTGAACATCATGCCTCCGGTCGACCCAGTCGACGATCCTCCTGTTGATGCGAGGGTTTTCAACTCTAATGTAGCCGTTAATGACAGTGGATATCCGCTCGTTGATAGGGCATCTGCTCGTAAGGCAGCCGAAGAGACGAGAGAGGAGATTAACTTAGGGGTGATCTGTAATTCATTGCAGGAACATCAGGTAACCATGCTACAACTCCAGGCGACTATATCTCAATTCCAGAAGAACAACAACGGGGTCTGGCTAGCGGAACCAAACATAGTACCAGTGCCAGCCCGTAGGGAAATTGAGATAAGTAGCGATCGAGAACAGTCGGTACCTAATGAATTGTCTGAGGTGACAAAGATGTTGGAGGTGCTGTCTAAGCGGATTGACTCTAACGAAAAGAAGATGTAGGATTATAATTCCCTAGTAGACCAGATTCTGAGGGTACCTCCAATTCTGACCGGGCCGAAAACCAAATATATTATTCAAAGGCCTTTCCCACCAAGTGCGGCTCCGAAGTTGATCACAAATATATTTAAGATGCCGGATATCCCGAAGTATGACGGGACAACAGATCCACAAGAAGATATAACCGCTTATACCTTGTGCCATAACGGGCAACGATCTGGaggatgatgaaattgaatctgTAATGTTGAAGTAGTTCGATGAGACATTGATTAAGGAAGCCATGAAATGGTATTGTATACTTCCCCATCATTTTATTCCTTCCTTCGAGCTACTCGCTGATACTTTCATGAAGGCTTAGGCCGGGGATCGGAAGGTGCAAACAAGAAGGACGACATATTCAAGATCTTCCAAAGGGACGACGAATGGCTCAGAGAGTTCGTGAAAAGGTTCCAAAAGGAAAGGATGTTGCTCCCTCCGGTTCCCGACGAGTGGGGTTCCAGAAGGAAAGGATGTTTCTACCTTCGATTCTTGATGAGTGGGCAGCTGtcgtaccccattttaaccgggttaattttatagtacaacatattggtgattcctatttttttgcttattttaaggagtcgccacctaattgattttaaggtgaattaggacacctaattattaattaAGGTAAAGCTatctaaacctccgttaatagtctgcttaatcagtgtgattctaggtaagggttctatattattccaaagggaaggggttaggcattctttagaatccgttaactacggttatccggccaaacttaggttaattaattaagagtaaatataatgcttaaatggttcgttcacaaatgttgctaaagttttaaaaggaaaataatattggtggaaataagatttacagaaaatataatataaaagaaaactttaaatgCTATTTTTAAAATAGGGCTTATAAATGtcgctaagactttaaatgaaagtaataatgatgtcatttgaaataatacttatagaaaatatgatgtattgcataaaaagaagatttttaaatgctatttaaaataaaacttggacatgctaaagccttgaatggaaatgtagtaatgttcttgaaaataagacttgcaaaaaaCATAACAACTCGCCTATAGCCTTTTAGCAAAATGTGAACTTTAGACAAAATTTGTATTATATCAATATAGTGATGTAGAAATACCtagacttattttctttaaaatgtgatggaaagggtatgagttttctttcttttatattaactatACTTGGCTAAAAGACGTGTATTATTGGATAAACTTTCGAGAATTATTCATAGAATgtatttgaatttatatttgcatgTTAGCGACGTTTTGAAATttctttaaaattaaaatatgatCCCTTTAACCCAAAATATGTAATTACGCTATTCGCTAATCAATTAttgtaaataaaataaatattagatattataaatagttttgacataaaagagaaaaaaaaaatgaagctaATGGAATTAATTGATCTTTCTTAAGTTAACTACCCTTTcactaaagctaacccactaaattcgctaaagttcacctaaattaagaaaataaaaacaaaataaaaagttagtcacataatacaagttaaatgcaacaACATAAAATAGAGGTGTAAAAATGTAATGAGATGGGCTTAACCCATTTTTtgggctgctgttgggctttggcccagttaTTTTTTATAGACTGCTGTGGCTGCTGCCTATGttcctgtctattgggctttggcccagaaaatGTGTGTCTTTCTATTTTGCTGCGGACAGAGGgttggagagagagagaaggcTGTTTCGTTGGgtcttggcccaacaccgaatgcagaaggcgagtccctcggactcgtatgcgaaggtcatgcgaaaaaaatgaaggaaaaagattAGTGTACAATCGATGAATTATGTCAAACATGTAAGATATAAACTCAAGCAAGCTAGCAGattgtgtatattctatgtatattttaagtatacacAGATCTATCTCCGAATCAGTTGGCACCAATCAAGCAAATTAACTAAAGTCTTTACATCTTATGATATACCCTAAATGAGGAGAATTAGACACTGCCCAGTCATGGGAAATTAAAACAGGAAAAACAGTGATACAATGCACCCACATTAAACATGCTAAACAAAGAAAAGGATTTAGACATAATAATCAGCCATGAAGAACCAAACAGGGGGGACAGCAGGATCTGTCACTACAACAAGCTGAGTAGAAAGGCAAAGAGACCACTATTATGACTAAACACACTGATCCCCAACCAAACCTGTATTTAGACTTAAGCAAACTATTTAATAATACCCTATCTATGAGGACACAGAATACTCAAACATCAGCAAATTTCAACTTGTTGGCATACTTGAGACATCATTTCAAGACATACAAGAAACACTCAAAAAATGGGTAGCATTCGGCAGTCAACAAACAGATTTGCACACTGGATCCACATTTAATCATTTGAAGAATTTAAATAGAGCATTTTGCATGTGTGGCACAGGCAGAGTTTAAAAGAGATGCACTAGCAATACACAGCGCGTATTGAACTTAAACATGGCAGATTTGTGGTATACAAAGCAACCACTGAATTCGGGAGGAGTATTTATAATATTCAGACACAGTTTAGTCCACATTTTCATATTAACAAGACAAACACTAATGACTACATCAAATATCACCCCTGCCAACAGCTCATGATTCATCTCTAAGAAACAGATTTTCAGTCCAATGGTACCAATTCTAAATTCAGTCAACGTAATGCATTATTTGAACACCAGATTTAATATATCATGGAATAACAAAGAAAACAGCAGCCAAGGTGAAAGAGAACAGGCGAGTTACAACATGTTTGAAGGGGAGGAGTTATGCAAAAATTCATTCAATGGTACATGATGACATATCTAGAACAGGGAGAGTGATAAATCACAAACAGTAATGCAAAATTCAAGAAGTAAAACAGGACAAGGATGAAGTTTGATATTCATGATTAATAAGATATCCAAAATGAGATGCAATGCCACAGAATTCCCAAGGAGGAAACTAACTATGCAAGACTACTGAGAATGAACTCTTAATACAGAATTCAggtaaatccaaaaaaaaaaaatcaaactcaaGGCGCTGATGGTCATATCAAACCAGATTCAAATGCTATGATTATATAATGGTCACATATGAGTTGAATTGAGAAGCACAGAACCATATTATGTCATCAAGACAGTAATTCAGATAGATacagttgaatatgaaattactAGATATGTATTATACACTTAGATAACTGCAGACAATTATGTGGTGAGTCATGGAGCATGGATGTATTATTAACAAGTGATAAAGCATAATGATTAAAGAAAGATTCCAACAATGCATAATAAACATAGAGTCAAGTATGCAATTGTTCCATTAAGACAACATGACAATTGAGTAAGCAAGCATGTGAAGAGCAGTAATGCTTTTATAAAGGAAAAACACATCAAGGCATGGTTTACTAAGTCACCATCAATCCTAGTTAGAGTTGTTTTCGTGGCACATTTGCAATAGTTCAAATTAGGCAAGTTCACATTGGTTAACAGTCAAGATTGGTCAGGGTGACTCAACAATCATCCATGATTCAGAATTAGGCAGACTTGCACTGATACTGTTCCATATCAACCAAAGCAAACATTCATGACTT
Encoded proteins:
- the LOC132641159 gene encoding uncharacterized protein LOC132641159, yielding MQNTMKDLKDIYTSGEPGEPCMTIDQIMDTVLGTKSGCIKGLGYGPKPDTTRAIQRRTTELEDSLRKTKEEAASAQHDLQKRLNAAEVVVETQQSKIENQQSQIETQQAQIQALNSQLVTLAARQEEMFKKMQHFASSSPSRY